The Neisseria subflava genomic interval ACCGTAAAGACCGTGAAAAAGCCGCCGCCGAATTCCGAGAGTATTTCCCCAATTTTGTCGGCGAACCCAAATCCAAAGATATTCTGAAACTGCGCCTGTACGAGCAACAACACGGCAAATGCCTGTATTCGGGCAAAGAAATCAACTTAGGCCGTCTGAACGAAAAAGGCTATGTCGAAATCGACCATGCCCTGCCGTTCTCGCGCACATGGGACGACAGTTTCAACAATAAAGTGCTGGTATTGGGCAGCGAAAACCAAAACAAAGGCAACCAAACCCCTTACGAATACTTCAACGGCAAAGACAACAGCCGCGAATGGCAGGAATTTAAAGCGCGTGTCGAAACCAGCCGTTTCCCACGCAGTAAAAAACAACGGATTCTGCTGCAAAAATTCGATGAAGATGGCTTTAAAGAACGCAATCTGAACGATACGCGCTACGTCAACCGTTTCCTGTGCCAATTCGTTGCCGACCATATGCTGCTGACAGGTAAAGGGAAAAGACGTGTCTTTGCATCCAACGGACAAATTACCAATCTGTTGCGCGGCTTTTGGGGATTGCGCAAAGTGCGTGCGGAAAACGACCGCCATCACGCCTTGGACGCCGTCGTCGTTGCCTGCTCGACCGTTGCCATGCAGCAGAAAATTACCCGTTTTGTACGCTATAAAGAGATGAACGCGTTTGACGGCAAAACCATAGATAAAGAAACAGGAGAAGTGCTGCATCAAAAAGCACACTTCCCGCAACCTTGGGAATTTTTCGCACAAGAAGTCATGATTCGCGTCTTCGGCAAACCGGACGGCAAATCCGAATTTGAAGAAGCGGATACCCCCGAAAAACTGCGTACCCTGCTCGCAGAAAAATTATCTTCTCGCCCCGAAGCCGTGCACGAATACGTTACGCCACTGTTTGTTTCACGCGCGCCCAATCGGAAGATGAGCGGGCAAGGCCATATGGAGACCGTCAAATCCGCCAAACGACTGGACGAAGGCATCAGCGTGTTGCGCGTACCGCTGACACAATTAAAACTGAAAGACTTGGAAAAAATGGTCAATCGGGAGCGCGAACCTAAGCTATGCGAAGGACTGAAAGCACGTTTGGAAGCACATAAAGACGATCCTACCAAAGCCTTTGCCGAGCCGTTTTACAAATACGATAAAGCAGGCAACCGCACCCAACAGGTAAAAGCCGTACGTGTAGAGCAAGTACAGAAAACCGGCGTATGGGTGCGCAACCATAACGGTATTGCCGACAATGCAACCATGGTGCGCGTAGATGTGTTTGAGAAAGGCGGCAAGTATTATCTGGTTCCGATTTACAGTTGGCAGGTAGCGAAAGGGATTTTGCCGGATAGGGCTATTATCGCTTTTAAAGATGAAGAAGATTGGCAACTTATTGATGATAGTTTTAACTTTAAATTCTCATTACACCCTAATGATTTAATTGAAGTAATAACAAAAAAAGCTAGGATATTTGGTTACTTTGCCAGCTGCCATCGAGGCACAGGTAATATTAATATACGCATTCATGATCTTGATCATAAAATTGGCAAAAATGGAATACTGGAAGGTATTGGTGTCAAAACCGCTCTTTCATTCCAAAAATACCAAATCGACGAACTCGGCAAAGAAATCAGACCATGCCGTCTGAAAAAACGCCCGCCTGTCCGTTAAATTAATCTATCCCTGTTTCAGACGGCCTGAAGCAGGGATTTTTTATATCAAAATAAGGGGAAAACATGACTTGGCGCAGCCTGCTTATTCAAAACGGCGG includes:
- the cas9 gene encoding type II CRISPR RNA-guided endonuclease Cas9 (Cas9, originally named Csn1, is the large, multifunctional signature protein of type II CRISPR/Cas systems. It is well known even to general audiences because its RNA-guided endonuclease activity has made it a popular tool for custom editing of eukaryotic genomes.); this encodes MAAFKPNPINYILGLDIGIASVGWAMVEIDEEENPIRLIDLGVRVFERAEVPKTGDSLAAARRLARSVRHLTRRRAHRLLRARRLLKREGVLQAADFDENGLIKSLPNTPWQLRIAALDRKLTPLEWSAVLLHLIKHRGYLSQRKNEDKTADKELGALLKGVADNAHALQTGKFRTPAELALNKFEEESGHIRNQRGDYSHTFSRKDLQAELNLLFEKQKEFGNPHISDGLKEGIETLLMAQRPALSGDAVQKMLGYCTFEPTEPKAAKNTYTAERFIWLTKLNNLRILEQGSERPLTDTERATLIDMPYKNKLTYAKARELLGLDDTAFFKGLRYGKDNAESATLMEMKAYHAIRRALEKEGLKDKKSPLSLSPELQDEIGTAFSLFKTDEDITGRLKGCLQPEILDALLKHISFDKFVQISLKALRRIVPLMEQGKRYDEACAETYGDHYGEKNSEEMLYLPPIPADEIRNPVVLRALSQARKVINSVVRRYGSPARIHIETAREVGKSFKDRKEIEKRQEENRKDREKAAAEFREYFPNFVGEPKSKDILKLRLYEQQHGKCLYSGKEINLGRLNEKGYVEIDHALPFSRTWDDSFNNKVLVLGSENQNKGNQTPYEYFNGKDNSREWQEFKARVETSRFPRSKKQRILLQKFDEDGFKERNLNDTRYVNRFLCQFVADHMLLTGKGKRRVFASNGQITNLLRGFWGLRKVRAENDRHHALDAVVVACSTVAMQQKITRFVRYKEMNAFDGKTIDKETGEVLHQKAHFPQPWEFFAQEVMIRVFGKPDGKSEFEEADTPEKLRTLLAEKLSSRPEAVHEYVTPLFVSRAPNRKMSGQGHMETVKSAKRLDEGISVLRVPLTQLKLKDLEKMVNREREPKLCEGLKARLEAHKDDPTKAFAEPFYKYDKAGNRTQQVKAVRVEQVQKTGVWVRNHNGIADNATMVRVDVFEKGGKYYLVPIYSWQVAKGILPDRAIIAFKDEEDWQLIDDSFNFKFSLHPNDLIEVITKKARIFGYFASCHRGTGNINIRIHDLDHKIGKNGILEGIGVKTALSFQKYQIDELGKEIRPCRLKKRPPVR